The Nitriliruptor alkaliphilus DSM 45188 genome includes a region encoding these proteins:
- a CDS encoding GPW/gp25 family protein, translating into MAGHRIGDADTPSFIGQGFAFPMRVDADGSIALEGGHADVEKAMRVILSTAIGERPMRPAFGCGIWDLLFEPINANTLGLMEDAVREALARWEPRARIDGVSVTPDPKEGGAVLIDVAYTVRSTNDPRNLVHPFYLIPGDDEEGHQ; encoded by the coding sequence ATGGCCGGCCACCGGATCGGCGACGCCGACACCCCGTCCTTCATCGGGCAGGGGTTCGCCTTCCCGATGCGTGTCGACGCCGACGGGTCGATCGCGCTCGAGGGCGGACACGCCGACGTCGAGAAGGCCATGCGCGTGATCCTGTCCACCGCCATCGGGGAACGTCCCATGCGTCCCGCCTTCGGTTGCGGGATCTGGGACCTGCTCTTCGAACCGATCAACGCCAACACCCTCGGACTGATGGAGGACGCGGTCCGCGAGGCGCTGGCGCGCTGGGAACCGCGGGCCCGCATCGACGGCGTCAGCGTCACGCCCGACCCGAAGGAGGGCGGGGCGGTGCTGATCGACGTCGCGTACACGGTCCGGTCCACCAACGATCCGCGCAACCTCGTGCACCCGTTCTACCTGATACCCGGCGACGACGAAGAAGGCCACCAGTGA
- a CDS encoding putative baseplate assembly protein — protein MSLPVPNLDDRRFQDLVDEAKRMIPSLTPEWTNHNVADPGVALIELFAWMSEQVIYRLNQVPDRLYVDFLNLLGTSPFSAAPARVPLTFWLSAPTEQPVVIPAGTEVTTAGGGTIVFSTVDTLRIQQPTVTGALTSTSETAYTDVLPQLHYDRDTVTCFSSEPVAPGDAFNLGFDVPLAGQVVELTIQTAERGIGVDPTRVPITWEVWSGEHWLATEVIKDTTGGLNQGGAVRMVVPDGHRPLLLGGQRLHWLRVRLLEAEEGQPTFRSSPKLTNLTAVSLGGTVAAEHARTVLGEVLGSSDGTPGQRFALTHRPVLPRREAEEVVVTVDGAPQTYTEVADFGASGPADRHVVFDESAGSIEFGPRVRYPDGTSVQHGAVPPFGAQVTLPTYRTGGGAAGNIAAERLTALRTAIAYVDRVTNLHPARGGVDAETVDEVKVRGPRTLRTGQRAVTPSDFEQLTLEASPQVARARCVVPDTPLDPVHVLVVPTSDRDPRALELDDFALTPELFATVRQHLDARRTLGSLVRVSAPYYQGVSVVVRLRATEGRSANAVRERVDAAIARFLSPLEGGPRRDGWSFGVDLHAAVLISLIEEVPGVAVVDELALFEYDLRNGQRLGDMVAAITLDPGALFLVGANQVVVR, from the coding sequence GTGAGCCTGCCGGTCCCCAACCTCGACGACCGCCGCTTCCAGGACCTCGTGGACGAGGCGAAGCGGATGATCCCGTCGTTGACCCCGGAGTGGACCAACCACAACGTGGCTGACCCCGGCGTGGCGTTGATCGAGCTGTTCGCGTGGATGAGCGAGCAGGTGATCTACCGGCTGAACCAGGTTCCCGACCGCCTCTACGTGGACTTCCTCAACCTCCTCGGCACGTCCCCGTTCTCGGCCGCTCCCGCACGCGTACCGCTGACCTTCTGGTTGTCCGCGCCGACCGAGCAACCGGTGGTGATCCCGGCCGGTACGGAGGTCACGACCGCTGGCGGGGGCACGATCGTCTTCTCGACCGTCGACACGCTCCGGATCCAGCAGCCGACGGTGACCGGGGCGCTGACCTCCACCAGCGAGACGGCCTACACCGACGTGCTGCCGCAGCTGCACTACGACCGCGACACCGTCACCTGCTTCTCCTCCGAGCCCGTGGCTCCAGGCGACGCGTTCAACCTCGGGTTCGACGTCCCGCTCGCGGGACAGGTGGTCGAGCTCACGATCCAGACCGCGGAACGTGGCATCGGGGTCGACCCCACCCGCGTGCCGATCACCTGGGAGGTGTGGTCCGGCGAGCACTGGCTCGCGACCGAGGTGATCAAGGACACCACCGGTGGCCTCAACCAGGGCGGTGCCGTCCGGATGGTCGTCCCGGATGGTCACCGGCCGTTGCTGCTCGGCGGGCAACGCCTGCACTGGCTCCGCGTCCGCCTGCTCGAGGCCGAGGAGGGGCAGCCGACGTTCCGTTCCTCACCGAAGCTGACGAACCTGACCGCGGTCTCCCTCGGCGGCACGGTCGCCGCCGAGCACGCACGGACGGTGCTCGGTGAGGTCCTCGGCAGCAGCGATGGCACGCCGGGGCAGCGCTTCGCGCTGACACACCGGCCGGTCCTTCCCCGGCGTGAGGCGGAGGAGGTGGTCGTCACCGTCGACGGAGCCCCCCAGACCTACACCGAGGTGGCCGACTTCGGCGCTTCCGGGCCTGCCGACCGCCACGTCGTCTTCGACGAGTCGGCCGGGTCGATCGAGTTCGGGCCCCGGGTGCGCTACCCCGATGGCACCAGCGTCCAACACGGCGCCGTCCCACCCTTCGGTGCGCAGGTCACCCTCCCGACCTACCGCACCGGCGGTGGCGCGGCCGGCAACATCGCCGCCGAGCGGCTGACGGCGCTGCGGACCGCGATCGCGTACGTCGACCGGGTCACGAACCTGCACCCCGCGCGTGGCGGCGTCGATGCCGAGACCGTCGACGAGGTGAAGGTCCGGGGGCCGAGGACCCTGCGGACCGGCCAGCGGGCCGTGACGCCGTCGGACTTCGAGCAGCTCACCCTCGAGGCGTCGCCCCAGGTGGCCCGGGCCCGTTGCGTGGTCCCCGATACCCCGCTCGATCCGGTGCACGTCTTGGTGGTGCCGACCAGCGACCGCGATCCGCGGGCCCTCGAGCTCGACGACTTCGCGCTGACCCCGGAGCTGTTCGCCACCGTCCGCCAGCACCTCGATGCCCGACGCACCCTCGGGTCGCTCGTCCGGGTCAGCGCCCCGTACTACCAGGGCGTGAGCGTCGTGGTCAGGCTGCGAGCCACGGAGGGACGATCGGCCAACGCGGTGCGCGAGCGCGTGGACGCCGCGATCGCCAGGTTCCTCAGCCCGCTCGAGGGCGGGCCCCGACGCGACGGGTGGTCGTTCGGCGTGGACCTCCACGCTGCGGTCCTGATCTCCCTGATCGAGGAGGTCCCGGGCGTGGCCGTCGTCGACGAGCTCGCGCTCTTCGAGTACGACCTCCGCAACGGCCAGCGGCTCGGGGACATGGTCGCGGCGATCACGCTCGATCCCGGCGCGCTGTTCCTCGTCGGCGCGAACCAGGTGGTGGTCCGGTGA
- a CDS encoding VgrG-related protein gives MKTSIRTQTPTVKLDGEDLRSEVASRLVWLRVELSVQRAGVATLRFDDPWFAILDADTFQVGTALQVSFHTDANALTSVFTGRITTVGARQDEASSTPVLEVRAHDASHRLIASSRFTAHLEKTPATIVTEIAQRHGLESDVVGGDTVVSYLLQSGTDHHFVSELASMLGYEWFTTGDTLHFRPRPTSADGPTLEYSDGLQSFSARYSGTATPASVAVHSWDPAQQKGVEGTAGAVTEAPDPMDLGSDALLVTEQHDRARGEFGRPLTVASTTVRDGPEADALAGAIARRLVGAGLEVEGTANGNPAVRAGGTVRIEEVGKKLSGVYYVTEVVHEFAEGQQVTTRFASTGHRVEAGPGSHALPGALDGWASGGLLIGVVTNNQDPEQLGRVKVRFPSLGDDTESEWARVVTPGAGKERGLDLRPEVDDEVVVGFERGDPRAPFVLGGMFNGKAAPFDDAVVADGKVERRVLASRVGHAITLSDGSDEADRHVEIKLADGKTKVLIGEDGISIEAAKGTPLALKTGGASLTLTDDEKLVIKAKEVTVTSDGDLTMKAQKAASIKASTGAKIDGGTAFEAKGVQAKLEGSAMTQIKGGMVKLN, from the coding sequence GTGAAGACCTCGATCCGCACCCAGACGCCCACGGTGAAGCTCGACGGCGAGGACCTGCGCTCCGAGGTCGCATCACGACTCGTCTGGCTCCGGGTCGAACTGTCCGTGCAACGGGCTGGCGTCGCGACGCTCCGGTTCGACGACCCCTGGTTCGCGATCCTCGACGCCGACACCTTCCAGGTGGGCACCGCGCTGCAGGTGTCGTTCCACACCGACGCCAACGCGCTCACCAGCGTCTTCACCGGCCGCATCACGACCGTCGGTGCTCGTCAGGACGAGGCGAGCAGCACGCCCGTGCTGGAGGTGAGGGCCCACGACGCCAGCCACCGCCTCATCGCCTCCTCGCGCTTCACCGCACACCTCGAGAAGACCCCCGCCACCATCGTCACGGAGATCGCGCAGCGGCACGGCCTCGAGTCGGACGTCGTCGGTGGAGACACGGTGGTCTCCTACCTCCTGCAGTCGGGCACCGACCACCACTTCGTCAGCGAACTGGCCTCGATGCTCGGCTACGAGTGGTTCACCACGGGCGACACCCTGCACTTCCGTCCGCGCCCGACCTCGGCCGACGGCCCGACCCTCGAGTACTCGGACGGGCTGCAGAGCTTCTCGGCGCGCTACTCGGGCACGGCCACGCCCGCATCGGTCGCCGTGCACAGCTGGGACCCGGCGCAGCAGAAGGGTGTCGAGGGAACCGCGGGAGCCGTCACCGAGGCTCCCGATCCGATGGACCTCGGCTCCGACGCGCTGCTCGTCACCGAGCAGCACGACCGTGCCCGCGGCGAGTTCGGTCGTCCGCTCACGGTCGCGTCCACCACCGTGCGGGACGGACCGGAGGCCGACGCCCTGGCCGGTGCGATCGCGCGACGGTTGGTGGGCGCCGGGCTCGAGGTCGAGGGCACGGCGAACGGCAACCCCGCGGTCCGTGCAGGCGGCACCGTCCGGATCGAGGAGGTCGGCAAGAAGCTGAGCGGCGTCTACTACGTCACCGAGGTCGTGCACGAGTTCGCCGAGGGTCAGCAGGTCACCACCCGCTTCGCCTCGACCGGACACCGGGTGGAGGCCGGCCCCGGGTCCCACGCGCTGCCCGGCGCACTGGACGGCTGGGCCAGCGGTGGCCTCCTGATCGGGGTGGTGACCAACAACCAGGACCCGGAGCAGCTCGGCCGGGTGAAGGTCCGGTTCCCCTCCCTCGGTGACGACACCGAGAGCGAGTGGGCGCGGGTGGTCACGCCAGGCGCCGGCAAGGAGCGGGGGCTCGACCTGCGGCCCGAGGTCGATGACGAGGTGGTTGTCGGCTTCGAGCGCGGCGATCCGCGCGCACCCTTCGTGCTCGGTGGCATGTTCAACGGCAAGGCGGCCCCGTTCGACGATGCCGTGGTGGCCGACGGCAAGGTGGAGCGACGGGTGCTCGCCTCCCGGGTCGGCCACGCCATCACCCTGAGCGACGGGTCCGACGAGGCCGACCGGCACGTGGAGATCAAGCTCGCCGACGGCAAGACCAAGGTCCTGATCGGTGAGGACGGCATCTCGATCGAAGCCGCGAAGGGCACGCCGCTCGCGCTCAAGACCGGCGGAGCGTCGTTGACCCTGACGGACGATGAGAAGCTGGTGATCAAGGCCAAGGAGGTCACCGTCACCTCCGACGGGGACCTCACGATGAAGGCGCAGAAGGCTGCCTCGATCAAGGCGTCCACCGGCGCCAAGATCGACGGGGGAACGGCGTTCGAAGCCAAGGGGGTCCAGGCCAAGCTCGAGGGCTCGGCCATGACCCAGATCAAGGGTGGGATGGTGAAGCTCAACTGA
- a CDS encoding carboxypeptidase regulatory-like domain-containing protein, giving the protein MSLDYVAPEGPPQLQAEVLTPVVRFSGTGRIILVVQVVNPTPVIESVTLDLLSPVGISTRQFPDQITLLPHETRQAELEVAFHAPLPIGSHELSVLVIGASGLARPAALPVVVEVPPRDLAPVLSTNGHAPTTDLDLGPPQLRADLLTPRVQLTVGEPVELAVRIHNTTPVIETVTLDLLSLMAESTTQHPERITLFPEESLQVELEARFHPTLPAGTHEGLLVVTPGSDALRPTELWLTVDVPVLPALSMRVEPPVRTGGRSGRFEVVLDNAGNTPLDVRVEAVDAERVCELTFNRSRMALRVDQHTTSDLLVRAKRKWTGAPVEHAVTVTARSGDIVETSQVQYRQKAVLTPGVITLLTLGSIVGLWALVMLFGIQSAFGTPDPVKVIPSSFHEGINQDHLDVALVGGSVTGDLVAASTAAPVERVTVEVFDLDGQVVTATASDGDGAYELDGLLPGRYRLRLRAPGFEERWWPSASDAASAGELLVGPSETAEAATVTLEGLPAALGGQVVAGDGDAVVTRVELVAVDLVDELPPVTVTTDENGIWEATGLVAPATYRIAYTAANYDPVEVTQVVGGGELSTVNPVRLPAARGAIAGTVLDLHGIPVGGVQIVAQRGDDELTTTTPTSGEIGAFEFTDLETPATYLLTFTAEGFAGETQAVRLEAGEEVRGFTIELPAATGTITGIVDDARGQRLGGVTVTVTGSGGVLTTDTLTSGDIGSFRLPGLALPGTYTVSFDAEGFERQTVQVTIDASDPTGHASATLRSSVGAIEGRVVDRSDNDAPIAGAEISISDGETTRRTTTASAPSADVGRFRVGNLPAGSYTITVSTPDGRSLTVMQRVTAAGVAQTTLRVR; this is encoded by the coding sequence GTGAGCCTCGACTACGTCGCGCCGGAAGGCCCCCCTCAGCTCCAGGCCGAGGTGTTGACCCCCGTCGTCCGCTTCAGCGGCACCGGCCGCATCATCCTCGTGGTGCAGGTCGTCAACCCGACCCCGGTGATCGAGTCGGTGACGCTCGATCTGCTCTCCCCCGTCGGGATCTCGACGCGGCAGTTCCCGGACCAGATCACCCTGCTCCCGCACGAGACCCGTCAGGCCGAGCTCGAGGTGGCCTTCCACGCACCGCTGCCGATCGGGAGCCACGAGCTCAGCGTGCTCGTCATCGGTGCCTCGGGCCTCGCGCGGCCGGCAGCGTTGCCCGTGGTGGTCGAGGTGCCGCCGCGCGACCTGGCTCCGGTCCTGTCCACCAACGGCCACGCACCCACGACAGACCTCGACCTCGGTCCACCTCAGCTTCGGGCCGACCTCCTCACACCCCGCGTGCAGCTCACGGTCGGGGAACCCGTCGAGCTCGCGGTGCGCATCCACAACACCACCCCGGTGATCGAGACGGTCACGCTCGACCTGCTCTCGCTCATGGCGGAGTCGACCACGCAACACCCGGAACGCATCACGCTGTTCCCCGAGGAGAGCCTGCAGGTTGAGCTCGAGGCACGCTTCCACCCGACCCTGCCGGCCGGGACCCACGAGGGCCTGCTCGTCGTGACACCCGGCTCGGACGCACTCCGGCCCACCGAGCTGTGGCTGACGGTCGACGTCCCGGTCCTCCCAGCGCTCTCCATGCGGGTCGAACCACCGGTCCGAACCGGTGGGCGATCGGGACGTTTCGAGGTCGTGCTCGACAACGCCGGGAACACCCCGCTCGATGTGCGTGTGGAGGCGGTGGACGCCGAACGCGTCTGCGAGCTGACCTTCAACCGGTCGCGGATGGCGCTGCGTGTCGACCAACACACCACCTCCGATCTGCTCGTCCGGGCCAAGCGCAAGTGGACCGGGGCACCCGTCGAGCACGCGGTCACCGTCACGGCCAGGTCGGGCGACATCGTCGAGACCTCCCAGGTGCAGTACCGGCAGAAGGCCGTGCTCACCCCGGGCGTGATCACCCTGCTGACGCTCGGCTCCATCGTGGGGCTGTGGGCGCTGGTGATGTTGTTCGGTATCCAGAGCGCGTTCGGTACACCCGACCCGGTGAAGGTGATCCCGTCCTCGTTCCACGAGGGCATCAACCAGGATCACCTCGACGTGGCGTTGGTCGGCGGTTCGGTCACGGGGGATCTGGTCGCGGCGAGCACGGCCGCACCGGTCGAGCGGGTCACCGTGGAGGTGTTCGATCTCGACGGGCAGGTCGTGACCGCGACCGCGTCCGACGGCGACGGCGCCTACGAGCTCGACGGGTTGCTCCCCGGGCGGTACCGCCTGCGGCTGCGTGCGCCCGGCTTCGAGGAACGCTGGTGGCCGTCCGCCTCGGATGCCGCGAGCGCCGGCGAGCTGCTGGTCGGCCCGTCCGAGACCGCCGAGGCCGCCACCGTGACCCTGGAGGGGCTCCCGGCAGCGCTCGGTGGGCAGGTCGTGGCCGGTGACGGCGACGCCGTGGTGACCCGCGTCGAACTGGTCGCCGTCGACCTCGTCGACGAGCTGCCGCCCGTGACGGTGACGACGGACGAGAACGGGATCTGGGAGGCGACGGGCCTGGTCGCCCCCGCGACCTACCGCATCGCCTACACGGCCGCGAACTACGACCCCGTCGAGGTGACGCAGGTCGTCGGCGGGGGCGAGCTTTCGACCGTCAACCCGGTCCGTCTGCCCGCGGCTCGGGGGGCGATCGCCGGCACGGTCCTCGACCTTCACGGCATCCCGGTCGGTGGGGTGCAGATCGTCGCGCAGCGTGGTGATGACGAGCTCACGACGACCACGCCGACCAGCGGCGAGATCGGCGCGTTCGAGTTCACCGACCTCGAGACGCCGGCGACCTACCTGCTCACGTTCACCGCCGAGGGGTTCGCCGGCGAGACCCAGGCCGTCCGGCTCGAAGCCGGCGAGGAGGTCCGTGGCTTCACCATCGAACTGCCCGCCGCCACGGGCACGATCACCGGCATCGTCGACGACGCCAGGGGACAGCGGCTCGGTGGGGTGACCGTGACCGTCACCGGCAGCGGCGGCGTGCTGACCACCGACACGCTGACCAGCGGCGACATCGGCTCCTTCCGCCTCCCCGGGCTCGCCCTGCCCGGCACCTACACCGTGAGCTTCGACGCCGAGGGGTTCGAGCGCCAGACCGTCCAGGTGACGATCGACGCGTCCGACCCCACCGGCCACGCGTCGGCGACGCTGCGGTCGTCGGTCGGTGCGATCGAAGGTCGGGTCGTCGATCGCAGCGACAACGACGCGCCGATCGCGGGGGCGGAGATCAGCATCTCCGACGGTGAGACGACCCGTCGGACCACGACCGCCTCGGCTCCGAGCGCGGACGTCGGACGGTTCCGCGTCGGCAACCTCCCCGCAGGGTCCTACACGATCACGGTGTCGACACCGGACGGCCGGTCCCTGACCGTGATGCAGCGGGTCACCGCGGCGGGCGTCGCGCAGACCACCCTGCGGGTGCGGTGA
- a CDS encoding Pvc16 family protein gives MIEELDRALERWLRAAVPLPAGIAEIGFDPPERDWESRRSTPLVSIFLYAVAPSKEQSTGSRVVPRSGGGLAREATVRVLSARYQISVWGGGPSVEHDLLGRVMRLLAAHRAIPDEHLSDVLRAARPTPVVSLEPDESTTTTDLWNALSVAPRPAIQMLVEAPAGPPVAVPVNDPPTALVLATTDRTGTASRSLRRRTFGRTEPSAAGGRAIGRRGSAVIEDSGRFNVEADPGDSIVIEPPGTEQAT, from the coding sequence ATGATCGAGGAACTCGACCGAGCGCTCGAACGGTGGCTGCGGGCTGCCGTCCCGCTGCCCGCGGGCATCGCCGAGATCGGGTTCGACCCGCCGGAACGTGACTGGGAGTCGCGGCGCTCGACCCCCCTCGTCAGCATCTTCCTCTACGCCGTCGCACCCTCGAAGGAACAGTCCACGGGCAGCCGGGTCGTCCCCCGATCGGGAGGAGGGCTCGCGCGCGAGGCCACCGTTCGGGTCCTGAGCGCCCGCTACCAGATCAGCGTCTGGGGCGGCGGTCCGAGCGTCGAGCACGACCTCCTCGGGCGCGTGATGCGACTGTTGGCCGCCCACCGGGCCATCCCCGACGAGCACCTGAGCGACGTGCTGCGGGCCGCCCGTCCCACCCCCGTCGTGTCGCTGGAGCCCGACGAGAGCACGACGACGACCGATCTGTGGAACGCCCTGTCGGTGGCGCCACGCCCAGCGATCCAGATGCTGGTCGAGGCACCAGCCGGCCCGCCGGTGGCGGTCCCCGTGAACGACCCACCGACCGCGCTCGTCCTCGCGACCACCGACCGGACGGGCACGGCGTCACGGTCGCTGCGGCGCAGGACGTTCGGACGGACGGAGCCGAGCGCAGCCGGGGGGCGTGCCATCGGGCGGCGCGGCTCCGCGGTGATCGAGGACTCGGGTCGCTTCAACGTCGAGGCCGACCCCGGTGACAGCATCGTGATCGAGCCGCCTGGCACGGAGCAGGCGACGTGA
- a CDS encoding carboxypeptidase-like regulatory domain-containing protein, which yields MDLDGLDVAPRTSGGNDRVRADIDAAEVFVTRGEAAVVQVEVTNVDRIIRSFQVGVLGLDPDWIEVGDTVLDLFPGERRDVLVAFTLPEAFPSGRRSVAIEVSEPTAEDDAAVLLAFDLVVTPLEGLTLKVEPEAITIGRDGSVLLHPASTGNTIADVSFTAVDPERLTTTIFEPPAVRLLPGEQGVTRATITGQRPWFGVPAVRLVTFTAAAGAVSVDAVAVVMQRPRIGRRLLTFLGLLAVMSLFAFVILQAFGSVADRAAASEKLLAQGFGSHDTARATSAGISGRVTSTTAGGVDGAAVALFDAASPTLPIRSTVTDAGGRYRFGSLAEGSYLLRVDVAGFGERWYPEGESVAEAEPVDITSGTASPDDIDITLVGRPGSVAGTVLGEDVTGATVAVEIPGASIEGSDLEPAAAVVASVELDATGRFVLEDLPTPATYDLLVSKPGFATDASTVALQAGEQRDGLEVLLRRGDGRITGTVVDTSGEPLPNVSISATDGVTTTPTRTLSSGADRGSFELRDLPTPGTYTLTVTAEGYFDHSVTVPLDAEERVLGLQVVLTSGRGSLTGRVTDPEGRGLGGVDITIVGADVESQTTSLSADEVGTWFVDDLPVPGTYTVTFARRGMTTQALSVELVPGPAATRSGVDAVLAPATASVHGMVTDPAGEALSGVVIVLHDGELERRTISSDVPPGRYRLDEVPPGVYTITFSRPGSRPQTQLVDLRGGDVREVSVVLEHQARLRGTVTSGQGATPESGVGVLVYKQAEYPQTVVAQTVTAADGTYEIIGLEAPETYVVEFRIPAGGPIAGSETRFVQAGATITVDFHS from the coding sequence ATGGACCTCGACGGGTTGGACGTCGCGCCACGGACCAGCGGTGGCAACGACCGGGTACGCGCTGACATCGACGCGGCGGAGGTGTTCGTCACCAGAGGCGAGGCGGCCGTCGTCCAGGTCGAGGTCACCAACGTCGACCGGATCATCCGCTCGTTCCAGGTCGGGGTGCTCGGGCTGGACCCGGACTGGATCGAGGTAGGCGACACCGTCCTCGACCTGTTCCCGGGGGAGCGGCGTGACGTGCTGGTCGCGTTCACGTTGCCCGAGGCCTTCCCGTCGGGTCGGCGCAGCGTCGCCATCGAGGTGAGCGAGCCGACGGCGGAGGACGACGCCGCCGTGCTCCTCGCGTTCGACCTCGTGGTGACCCCGCTCGAGGGGCTCACGCTCAAGGTCGAACCCGAGGCGATCACGATCGGCCGGGACGGATCGGTCCTCCTCCACCCGGCGAGCACCGGCAACACGATCGCCGATGTGTCGTTCACGGCGGTCGACCCCGAACGTCTCACCACGACGATCTTCGAGCCTCCCGCCGTTCGCCTGCTCCCGGGCGAACAGGGGGTGACCAGGGCGACGATCACCGGACAGCGTCCGTGGTTCGGTGTCCCGGCGGTCCGGCTGGTGACGTTCACGGCCGCAGCGGGGGCGGTCTCGGTGGACGCCGTCGCGGTGGTGATGCAGCGACCACGGATCGGCCGCCGCCTGCTGACGTTCCTCGGTCTGCTCGCCGTCATGTCCCTGTTCGCCTTCGTGATCCTCCAGGCCTTCGGATCGGTCGCCGACCGTGCGGCCGCGAGCGAGAAGCTGCTGGCACAGGGGTTCGGCTCCCACGACACCGCACGGGCGACCTCGGCGGGCATCTCCGGTCGGGTGACCTCGACGACCGCGGGTGGTGTGGACGGCGCGGCCGTGGCGTTGTTCGACGCGGCGAGCCCGACGCTGCCGATCCGGTCCACGGTCACCGACGCGGGGGGCCGGTACCGCTTCGGTTCGCTCGCCGAGGGCTCCTACCTCCTGCGGGTCGACGTCGCCGGGTTCGGGGAGCGCTGGTACCCGGAGGGTGAGAGCGTCGCGGAGGCCGAGCCGGTCGACATCACCTCCGGTACGGCATCGCCGGACGACATCGACATCACGCTGGTCGGTCGACCGGGATCGGTCGCAGGGACCGTGCTCGGCGAGGACGTCACCGGCGCCACGGTCGCGGTCGAGATCCCTGGCGCATCGATCGAGGGTTCCGACCTCGAACCGGCCGCCGCGGTGGTCGCCTCGGTCGAGCTCGACGCGACGGGAAGGTTCGTGCTCGAGGACCTGCCGACGCCGGCGACCTACGACCTGCTGGTCTCCAAGCCGGGGTTCGCGACCGACGCCAGCACCGTCGCGCTGCAGGCGGGGGAACAACGCGACGGGCTCGAGGTGCTGCTGCGACGCGGCGACGGTCGCATCACCGGCACGGTGGTCGACACGTCCGGCGAACCGCTCCCCAACGTGTCGATCTCGGCCACGGACGGCGTCACCACGACCCCGACGCGCACGCTCAGCAGCGGTGCGGACCGCGGTTCCTTCGAGCTGCGTGACCTGCCCACCCCGGGGACCTACACGCTGACGGTCACCGCCGAGGGGTACTTCGACCACTCGGTCACGGTGCCACTGGATGCGGAGGAGCGCGTGCTCGGCCTGCAGGTCGTGCTGACCTCCGGTCGCGGCAGCCTCACCGGACGGGTCACCGATCCGGAGGGACGAGGGCTCGGGGGGGTCGACATCACGATCGTCGGCGCGGACGTCGAGAGCCAGACCACCTCGCTGAGCGCCGACGAGGTCGGGACCTGGTTCGTGGACGATCTGCCGGTTCCCGGCACCTACACGGTCACGTTCGCACGTCGGGGGATGACGACCCAGGCCCTGTCGGTCGAACTGGTGCCGGGCCCGGCCGCCACTCGCTCGGGTGTCGACGCCGTGCTGGCGCCGGCGACCGCCTCGGTCCACGGGATGGTCACGGACCCGGCTGGCGAGGCGCTCAGCGGGGTCGTCATCGTGCTGCACGACGGCGAACTCGAACGACGGACGATCAGCAGCGACGTCCCGCCGGGTCGGTACCGGCTCGACGAGGTCCCGCCAGGGGTCTACACGATCACCTTCAGCCGGCCGGGATCACGACCGCAGACGCAGCTCGTGGACCTGAGGGGCGGGGACGTGCGCGAGGTCTCGGTCGTCCTCGAGCACCAGGCTCGGTTGCGGGGCACGGTCACCAGTGGTCAGGGAGCGACCCCGGAGTCCGGCGTCGGCGTCTTGGTCTACAAGCAGGCCGAGTACCCGCAGACGGTGGTCGCCCAGACCGTCACGGCTGCCGATGGGACCTACGAGATCATCGGCCTCGAGGCCCCGGAGACGTACGTGGTGGAGTTCCGCATCCCGGCCGGCGGCCCGATCGCCGGCTCGGAGACCCGTTTCGTCCAGGCCGGGGCGACGATCACCGTGGACTTCCACTCGTGA
- a CDS encoding phage tail protein codes for MRVTEHRADAHQYPPGWLVGQLPVGMRDDDLLVRFTTIFERIGATLRAGADGIEHIVDPTVTTPGMLALLGTWLGYDVLDDDLPIDRQRRIVTALGRALPWRGTAEGLRLVLEAITGGPVEIDDPGCVLAADEGHQSDGRVVVRLGSTGHLRHHELVALVRDEVPAHLGVDVVVSSDPGSETP; via the coding sequence GTGAGGGTGACCGAGCACCGCGCGGACGCGCACCAGTACCCACCCGGTTGGCTGGTGGGACAGCTGCCGGTCGGCATGCGCGACGACGACCTGCTCGTCCGGTTCACGACCATCTTCGAGCGGATCGGGGCGACCCTGCGGGCCGGCGCGGACGGCATCGAGCACATCGTGGACCCCACGGTCACGACGCCCGGGATGCTCGCGCTGCTCGGGACCTGGCTCGGCTACGACGTGCTGGACGACGACCTGCCGATCGACCGTCAGCGGCGGATCGTGACGGCGCTCGGCCGCGCCCTCCCGTGGCGCGGAACGGCCGAGGGCCTGCGTCTGGTCCTCGAAGCCATCACCGGCGGTCCCGTCGAGATCGACGACCCGGGGTGCGTGCTCGCTGCGGACGAGGGGCACCAGAGCGACGGCCGTGTCGTGGTGCGGCTCGGATCGACCGGGCACCTGCGACACCACGAGCTGGTCGCGCTCGTCCGCGACGAGGTCCCCGCGCACCTCGGCGTCGATGTCGTCGTGTCCTCCGACCCAGGATCGGAGACGCCATGA